A window of Rhododendron vialii isolate Sample 1 chromosome 11a, ASM3025357v1 contains these coding sequences:
- the LOC131308694 gene encoding pleiotropic drug resistance protein 3-like isoform X2 has product MAQLVGNDEIESLRIELAEIGKSLRSSVRRHISSSRSSSELNSVKDDVDNEFALQWAKIDRLPTFERLRSSLFDESDGSEVDVQGKRVVDVTKLGALERQMFVEKLIKYIENDNLRLLQKMRNRVHKVGVELPTVEVRYKNLRVEAKCEVVHGKPLPTLWNSLKSFVFDCAKLPGLKSQDAKITIIDDVNGIIKPGRMTLLLGPPGCGKTTLLKALSGNLDKSLKFSGEVLYNGYKLEDFVPQKTSTYVSQNDLHIPEMTVRETLDFSARCQGVGSRSEIMNEVSRREKQAGVFPDPDVDTYMKAISAEGQRNTLQTDYILKILGLDICADTLVGDAMRRGISGGQKKRLTTGEMIIGPTKALFMDEISNGLDSSTTYQIVACLKQLAHITDATILVALLQPAPETFDLFDDIILMEGGKIVYHGPRSRVLEFFEDCGFRCPERKGVADFLQEVISRNDQAQYWYQAEQSWSYISVDLFCKKFKESTFGKKVDEDLSKPFTKSQSHKKAISFSKYSLSKWELFRACMSREYLLMRRNSFIYVFKTIQLVITAFIAMTVFLRTRMGVDVIHANSYLGALFFSLLILFFDGFPEMSMTVTRLAVFYKQRDLYFYPAWSYTIPSTILKVPLSLFEALIWTSLTYYVIGYSPEPGRFFRQLILLFALHFAAISMFRFVASIFRTMVATFSAGFVSILAVFLFSGFIIPKSSMPTWLKWGFWVSPLSYGEIGLAVNEFLAPRWQKAKAGNTTIGIETLENHGLHFRGYFFWLSVGALLGFAILFNIGFTLALTFLNPPSPRAIISNEKLSQIEGSEDSSNGTDKEAKSKSYEKTTSKRHKGRLVLPFEPVTLAFQDVQYCIETPLEMRERGFTQKQLQLLCDITGVLRPGILTALMGVSGAGKTTLLDVLAGRKTSGAIEGDIRIGGYPKVQETFARISGYCEQSDIHSPQITVGESIVYSAWLRLHPEIDSRTKFEFVREVLEIIELDEIKDNLVGMPGVSGLSTEQRKRLTIAVELVANPSIIFMDEPTTGLDARAAAIVMRGVKNVADTGRTIVCTIHQPSIDIFEAFDELLILKNGGHIIYSGPLGQHSSFVIKYFEDIPGVQKIRNNYNPATWILEVTSTTAEAELGIDFAQVYKNSLLYQTNQQSLFNVLGAMYSASIFLGINNCTSVLPYVSTERSVVYRERFAGMYGSWAYALAQVTIEVPYLLAQAIVFSIITYPMIGYYWSAYKVFWYFYAMFCTLLYFTYVGMLLIAMTPSFPVAAILQSLFYVMFNLFCGFLIPLPQIPKWWVWMYYLTPTSWTLRGMLTSQYGDIQKNITAFGETKTVSAFLRDYFGYHHDELPIAGVVLIMYPIIFASLFAYCIEKLNFQRR; this is encoded by the exons ATGGCTCAATTGGTTGGTAATGACGAGATAGAATCACTGAGAATTGAGCTAGCAGAGATAGGAAAGAGTTTGAGGTCATCGGTGCGACGCCACATTTCTAGTTCCAGAAGCAGTTCAGAGTTGAATTCTGTAAAGGATGATGTTGATAATGAATTTGCCTTACAATGGGCCAAGATTGATAGACTGCCTACATTTGAGAGGTTAAGATCATCTTTGTTCGATGAAAGTGATGGAAGCGAGGTTGATGTTCAAGGAAAACGGGTAGTTGACGTTACTAAGCTTGGTGCTCTGGAACGACAGATGTTTGTTGAAAAACTCATCAAATACATTGAGAATGACAACCTTCGATTGTTGCAGAAAATGAGAAACAGAGTCCATAA GGTTGGTGTAGAACTACCGACAGTGGAAGTAAGATATAAAAATCTGCGAGTGGAAGCAAAGTGTGAGGTGGTTCATGGCAAGCCACTTCCTACTCTATGGAATTCACTGAAAAGCTTTGTTTTT gactGTGCCAAGCTACCTGGTTTGAAGTCGCAGGACGCCAAGATAACTATCATTGATGATGTCAATGGTATCATTAAGCCTGGAAG GATGACTTTGTTGCTTGGTCCTCCAGGATGTGGAAAGACTACTCTACTGAAAGCACTTTCTGGAAATCTAGACAAATCTCTCAAG TTTTCAGGGGAAGTTTTATACAACGGTTACAAACTGGAAGATTTTGTTCCACAGAAAACTTCAACTTATGTAAGTCAAAATGACCTACACATCCCTGAAATGACTGTGAGGgaaacacttgatttttcaGCTCGTTGTCAGGGGGTTGGAAGCCGATCAG AGATTATGAATGAGGTCAGCAGAAGGGAGAAACAGGCAGGAGTTTTTCCAGACCCAGATGTTGATACATACATGAAG GCGATTTCTGCTGAAGGACAGAGGAATACTCTTCAGACTGACTACATTTTGAAA ATTTTAGGACTTGATATATGTGCTGACACACTGGTTGGAGATGCCATGAGAAGAGGTATCTCAGGTGGTCAGAAGAAAAGATTGACTACAG GGGAGATGATTATAGGACCTACAAAAGCTCTTTTTATGGATGAAATATCAAATGGTTTAGACAGTTCCACCACATATCAAATTGTTGCTTGTCTTAAACAACTAGCACATATCACAGATGCTACTATACTTGTGGCACTTCTTCAGCCAGCACCAGAAACCTTTGATCTCTTTGATGACATCATCTTGATGGAAGGAGGGAAGATTGTATATCATGGACCCCGTAGTCGTGTTCTAGAATTTTTTGAGGATTGTGGTTTTAGATGTCCTGAAAGGAAAGGGGTAGCTGACTTCCTCCAAGAG GTAATATCTAGAAATGATCAAGCACAGTACTGGTACCAAGCTGAACAGTCTTGGAGTTACATATCTGTTGATTTGTTTTGCAAGAAATTTAAGGAATCTACTTTTGGGAAGAAGGTAGATGAGGACCTATCAAAGCCATTTACGAAGTCTCAGAGCCATAAGAAGGCAATCTCGTTTAGCAAGTATTCACTTTCTAAATGGGAGCTTTTTAGAGCTTGCATGTCAAGGGAGTATCTTCTTATGAGGAGGAATTCTTTTATTTACGTATTCAAAACAATTCAG CTTGTTATCACAGCATTTATCGCAATGACTGTATTCTTGAGAACTCGGATGGGTGTTGATGTCATTCATGCAAACTCCTATCTGGGtgctttgttcttttctctGCTCATTCTTTTCTTCGATGGGTTTCCGGAGATGTCCATGACTGTCACAAGACTTGCTGTTTTCTACAAACAGAGGGACTTGTACTTCTATCCAGCATGGTCATACACAATCCCATCCACAATTCTCAAGGTTCCTCTTTCATTGTTCGAAGCCCTAATTTGGACTTCTCTTACTTATTATGTCATAGGATACAGTCCAGAGCCTGGGAG GTTCTTCCGACAGCTTATTCTACTTTTCGCTTTGCACTTTGCTGCAATATCCATGTTTCGTTTTGTGGCATCTATCTTCCGCACCATGGTTGCTACTTTTTCAGCTGGTTTTGTGTCGATATTAGCTGTCTTTTTATTCAGTGGCTTCATTATACCAAAAT CCTCTATGCCAACTTGGTTGAAGTGGGGATTTTGGGTTTCCCCATTGAGTTATGGTGAGATAGGCCTTGCTGTAAATGAATTTCTTGCTCCAAGATGGCAAAAG GCCAAGGCAGGGAATACAACAATAGGGATAGAAACACTTGAAAACCATGGGCTTCACTTTAGGGGATACTTCTTCTGGCTCTCAGTTGGTGCCTTACTTGGGTTTGCAATACTCTTCAACATTGGGTTTACATTGGCCTTAACCTTCTTAAACC CTCCTAGTCCTCGTGCTATTATTTCAAATGAGAAGCTCTCCCAAATAGAAGGAAGTGAAGATTCCTCCAATGGTACTGATAAAGAAGCAAAGTCGAAGAGCTACGAGAAAACTACATCGAAACGTCATAAAG GTCGGTTGGTTTTACCTTTTGAGCCTGTAACTTTAGCGTTTCAAGATGTGCAATACTGCATTGAAACCCCTTTG GAAATGAGAGAAAGGGGTTTCACTCAGAAACAACTCCAACTTCTTTGTGATATTACGGGTGTATTAAGGCCCGGTATTCTAACAGCGTTGATGGGTGTCAGTGGAGCTGGTAAAACAACTCTTCTTGATGTTCTTGCTGGAAGGAAGACTAGTGGCGCTATTGAAGGAGATATTAGAATTGGAGGATATCCCAAGGTTCAAGAAACTTTTGCTAGAATTTCGGGTTATTGTGAGCAAAGTGACATTCATTCCCCACAAATTACAGTAGGAGAATCCATCGTTTATTCTGCTTGGCTGCGCCTGCATCCGGAAATTGATTCAAGAACGAAATTT GAATTTGTGAGAGAGGTCCTAGAGATCATTGAGCTTGATGAAATTAAAGATAATTTGGTTGGAATGCCCGGTGTCAGTGGTTTATCAACTGAACAACGGAAGCGGCTTACAATAGCAGTAGAGCTTGTTGCAAACCCCTCCATTATCTTCATGGATGAACCTACAACTGGATTGGATGCAAGAGCAGCTGCAATTGTTATGCGGGGCGTGAAGAATGTGGCTGATACTGGAAGAACAATTGTTTGCACCATTCACCAACCAAGTATTGACATATTTGAAGCATTTGATGAG TTACTCATCTTGAAAAATGGCGGGCATATTATCTACTCTGGACCACTGGGTCAACATTCAAGCTTTGTCATCAAATATTTTGAG GATATCCCCGGGGTCCAAAAGATTAGAAATAATTACAATCCAGCAACATGGATCTTAGAGGTCACTTCCACAACTGCAGAAGCCGAACTTGGCATTGATTTTGCCCAAGTTTATAAGAATTCTCTCTTGTATCA AACTAACCAGCAGAGTCTTTTCAATGTTCTTGGGGCAATGTACTCTGCTTCCATTTTCTTGGGCATAAATAATTGTACGTCAGTTTTACCATACGTCTCAACGGAACGATCAGTTGTCTATAGGGAAAGGTTTGCAGGAATGTATGGGTCATGGGCTTATGCACTTGCTCAG GTCACGATTGAGGTTCCCTATCTCTTAGCCCAAGCAATTGTTTTTTCGATCATTACGTATCCGATGATTGGGTATTATTGGTCAGCTTATAAGGTTTTCTGGTACTTCTACGCCATGTTTTGTACATTGTTGTACTTCACTTATGTTGGAATGCTGCTTATTGCAATGACCCCAAGCTTCCCAGTGGCGGCAATTCTACAGTCATTGTTCTACGTAATGTTTAACTTGTTCTGCGGATTTTTGATTCCTCTACCA
- the LOC131308694 gene encoding pleiotropic drug resistance protein 3-like isoform X1: MAQLVGNDEIESLRIELAEIGKSLRSSVRRHISSSRSSSELNSVKDDVDNEFALQWAKIDRLPTFERLRSSLFDESDGSEVDVQGKRVVDVTKLGALERQMFVEKLIKYIENDNLRLLQKMRNRVHKVGVELPTVEVRYKNLRVEAKCEVVHGKPLPTLWNSLKSFVFDCAKLPGLKSQDAKITIIDDVNGIIKPGRMTLLLGPPGCGKTTLLKALSGNLDKSLKFSGEVLYNGYKLEDFVPQKTSTYVSQNDLHIPEMTVRETLDFSARCQGVGSRSEIMNEVSRREKQAGVFPDPDVDTYMKAISAEGQRNTLQTDYILKILGLDICADTLVGDAMRRGISGGQKKRLTTGEMIIGPTKALFMDEISNGLDSSTTYQIVACLKQLAHITDATILVALLQPAPETFDLFDDIILMEGGKIVYHGPRSRVLEFFEDCGFRCPERKGVADFLQEVISRNDQAQYWYQAEQSWSYISVDLFCKKFKESTFGKKVDEDLSKPFTKSQSHKKAISFSKYSLSKWELFRACMSREYLLMRRNSFIYVFKTIQLVITAFIAMTVFLRTRMGVDVIHANSYLGALFFSLLILFFDGFPEMSMTVTRLAVFYKQRDLYFYPAWSYTIPSTILKVPLSLFEALIWTSLTYYVIGYSPEPGRFFRQLILLFALHFAAISMFRFVASIFRTMVATFSAGFVSILAVFLFSGFIIPKSSMPTWLKWGFWVSPLSYGEIGLAVNEFLAPRWQKAKAGNTTIGIETLENHGLHFRGYFFWLSVGALLGFAILFNIGFTLALTFLNPPSPRAIISNEKLSQIEGSEDSSNGTDKEAKSKSYEKTTSKRHKGRLVLPFEPVTLAFQDVQYCIETPLEMRERGFTQKQLQLLCDITGVLRPGILTALMGVSGAGKTTLLDVLAGRKTSGAIEGDIRIGGYPKVQETFARISGYCEQSDIHSPQITVGESIVYSAWLRLHPEIDSRTKFEFVREVLEIIELDEIKDNLVGMPGVSGLSTEQRKRLTIAVELVANPSIIFMDEPTTGLDARAAAIVMRGVKNVADTGRTIVCTIHQPSIDIFEAFDELLILKNGGHIIYSGPLGQHSSFVIKYFEDIPGVQKIRNNYNPATWILEVTSTTAEAELGIDFAQVYKNSLLYQNNKALVITLSAPSDSKELHFTTRFSQNGWGQFKSCLWKQHLSYWRSPSYNLMRSMYLLIASLLFGILFWDQGRNITNQQSLFNVLGAMYSASIFLGINNCTSVLPYVSTERSVVYRERFAGMYGSWAYALAQVTIEVPYLLAQAIVFSIITYPMIGYYWSAYKVFWYFYAMFCTLLYFTYVGMLLIAMTPSFPVAAILQSLFYVMFNLFCGFLIPLPQIPKWWVWMYYLTPTSWTLRGMLTSQYGDIQKNITAFGETKTVSAFLRDYFGYHHDELPIAGVVLIMYPIIFASLFAYCIEKLNFQRR; encoded by the exons ATGGCTCAATTGGTTGGTAATGACGAGATAGAATCACTGAGAATTGAGCTAGCAGAGATAGGAAAGAGTTTGAGGTCATCGGTGCGACGCCACATTTCTAGTTCCAGAAGCAGTTCAGAGTTGAATTCTGTAAAGGATGATGTTGATAATGAATTTGCCTTACAATGGGCCAAGATTGATAGACTGCCTACATTTGAGAGGTTAAGATCATCTTTGTTCGATGAAAGTGATGGAAGCGAGGTTGATGTTCAAGGAAAACGGGTAGTTGACGTTACTAAGCTTGGTGCTCTGGAACGACAGATGTTTGTTGAAAAACTCATCAAATACATTGAGAATGACAACCTTCGATTGTTGCAGAAAATGAGAAACAGAGTCCATAA GGTTGGTGTAGAACTACCGACAGTGGAAGTAAGATATAAAAATCTGCGAGTGGAAGCAAAGTGTGAGGTGGTTCATGGCAAGCCACTTCCTACTCTATGGAATTCACTGAAAAGCTTTGTTTTT gactGTGCCAAGCTACCTGGTTTGAAGTCGCAGGACGCCAAGATAACTATCATTGATGATGTCAATGGTATCATTAAGCCTGGAAG GATGACTTTGTTGCTTGGTCCTCCAGGATGTGGAAAGACTACTCTACTGAAAGCACTTTCTGGAAATCTAGACAAATCTCTCAAG TTTTCAGGGGAAGTTTTATACAACGGTTACAAACTGGAAGATTTTGTTCCACAGAAAACTTCAACTTATGTAAGTCAAAATGACCTACACATCCCTGAAATGACTGTGAGGgaaacacttgatttttcaGCTCGTTGTCAGGGGGTTGGAAGCCGATCAG AGATTATGAATGAGGTCAGCAGAAGGGAGAAACAGGCAGGAGTTTTTCCAGACCCAGATGTTGATACATACATGAAG GCGATTTCTGCTGAAGGACAGAGGAATACTCTTCAGACTGACTACATTTTGAAA ATTTTAGGACTTGATATATGTGCTGACACACTGGTTGGAGATGCCATGAGAAGAGGTATCTCAGGTGGTCAGAAGAAAAGATTGACTACAG GGGAGATGATTATAGGACCTACAAAAGCTCTTTTTATGGATGAAATATCAAATGGTTTAGACAGTTCCACCACATATCAAATTGTTGCTTGTCTTAAACAACTAGCACATATCACAGATGCTACTATACTTGTGGCACTTCTTCAGCCAGCACCAGAAACCTTTGATCTCTTTGATGACATCATCTTGATGGAAGGAGGGAAGATTGTATATCATGGACCCCGTAGTCGTGTTCTAGAATTTTTTGAGGATTGTGGTTTTAGATGTCCTGAAAGGAAAGGGGTAGCTGACTTCCTCCAAGAG GTAATATCTAGAAATGATCAAGCACAGTACTGGTACCAAGCTGAACAGTCTTGGAGTTACATATCTGTTGATTTGTTTTGCAAGAAATTTAAGGAATCTACTTTTGGGAAGAAGGTAGATGAGGACCTATCAAAGCCATTTACGAAGTCTCAGAGCCATAAGAAGGCAATCTCGTTTAGCAAGTATTCACTTTCTAAATGGGAGCTTTTTAGAGCTTGCATGTCAAGGGAGTATCTTCTTATGAGGAGGAATTCTTTTATTTACGTATTCAAAACAATTCAG CTTGTTATCACAGCATTTATCGCAATGACTGTATTCTTGAGAACTCGGATGGGTGTTGATGTCATTCATGCAAACTCCTATCTGGGtgctttgttcttttctctGCTCATTCTTTTCTTCGATGGGTTTCCGGAGATGTCCATGACTGTCACAAGACTTGCTGTTTTCTACAAACAGAGGGACTTGTACTTCTATCCAGCATGGTCATACACAATCCCATCCACAATTCTCAAGGTTCCTCTTTCATTGTTCGAAGCCCTAATTTGGACTTCTCTTACTTATTATGTCATAGGATACAGTCCAGAGCCTGGGAG GTTCTTCCGACAGCTTATTCTACTTTTCGCTTTGCACTTTGCTGCAATATCCATGTTTCGTTTTGTGGCATCTATCTTCCGCACCATGGTTGCTACTTTTTCAGCTGGTTTTGTGTCGATATTAGCTGTCTTTTTATTCAGTGGCTTCATTATACCAAAAT CCTCTATGCCAACTTGGTTGAAGTGGGGATTTTGGGTTTCCCCATTGAGTTATGGTGAGATAGGCCTTGCTGTAAATGAATTTCTTGCTCCAAGATGGCAAAAG GCCAAGGCAGGGAATACAACAATAGGGATAGAAACACTTGAAAACCATGGGCTTCACTTTAGGGGATACTTCTTCTGGCTCTCAGTTGGTGCCTTACTTGGGTTTGCAATACTCTTCAACATTGGGTTTACATTGGCCTTAACCTTCTTAAACC CTCCTAGTCCTCGTGCTATTATTTCAAATGAGAAGCTCTCCCAAATAGAAGGAAGTGAAGATTCCTCCAATGGTACTGATAAAGAAGCAAAGTCGAAGAGCTACGAGAAAACTACATCGAAACGTCATAAAG GTCGGTTGGTTTTACCTTTTGAGCCTGTAACTTTAGCGTTTCAAGATGTGCAATACTGCATTGAAACCCCTTTG GAAATGAGAGAAAGGGGTTTCACTCAGAAACAACTCCAACTTCTTTGTGATATTACGGGTGTATTAAGGCCCGGTATTCTAACAGCGTTGATGGGTGTCAGTGGAGCTGGTAAAACAACTCTTCTTGATGTTCTTGCTGGAAGGAAGACTAGTGGCGCTATTGAAGGAGATATTAGAATTGGAGGATATCCCAAGGTTCAAGAAACTTTTGCTAGAATTTCGGGTTATTGTGAGCAAAGTGACATTCATTCCCCACAAATTACAGTAGGAGAATCCATCGTTTATTCTGCTTGGCTGCGCCTGCATCCGGAAATTGATTCAAGAACGAAATTT GAATTTGTGAGAGAGGTCCTAGAGATCATTGAGCTTGATGAAATTAAAGATAATTTGGTTGGAATGCCCGGTGTCAGTGGTTTATCAACTGAACAACGGAAGCGGCTTACAATAGCAGTAGAGCTTGTTGCAAACCCCTCCATTATCTTCATGGATGAACCTACAACTGGATTGGATGCAAGAGCAGCTGCAATTGTTATGCGGGGCGTGAAGAATGTGGCTGATACTGGAAGAACAATTGTTTGCACCATTCACCAACCAAGTATTGACATATTTGAAGCATTTGATGAG TTACTCATCTTGAAAAATGGCGGGCATATTATCTACTCTGGACCACTGGGTCAACATTCAAGCTTTGTCATCAAATATTTTGAG GATATCCCCGGGGTCCAAAAGATTAGAAATAATTACAATCCAGCAACATGGATCTTAGAGGTCACTTCCACAACTGCAGAAGCCGAACTTGGCATTGATTTTGCCCAAGTTTATAAGAATTCTCTCTTGTATCA GAACAATAAAGCACTTGTAATTACGCTTAGTGCTCCTTCCGATTCAAAAGAGTTGCATTTTACAACCCGCTTCTCACAAAATGGTTGGGGACAGTTCAAATCTTGCCTTTGGAAACAACACTTGTCTTACTGGAGAAGTCCTTCATACAACTTGATGCGCTCCATGTATTTGCTGATTGCATCTTTGCTTTTTGGGATTCTGTTTTGGGATCAAGGGAGGAACAT AACTAACCAGCAGAGTCTTTTCAATGTTCTTGGGGCAATGTACTCTGCTTCCATTTTCTTGGGCATAAATAATTGTACGTCAGTTTTACCATACGTCTCAACGGAACGATCAGTTGTCTATAGGGAAAGGTTTGCAGGAATGTATGGGTCATGGGCTTATGCACTTGCTCAG GTCACGATTGAGGTTCCCTATCTCTTAGCCCAAGCAATTGTTTTTTCGATCATTACGTATCCGATGATTGGGTATTATTGGTCAGCTTATAAGGTTTTCTGGTACTTCTACGCCATGTTTTGTACATTGTTGTACTTCACTTATGTTGGAATGCTGCTTATTGCAATGACCCCAAGCTTCCCAGTGGCGGCAATTCTACAGTCATTGTTCTACGTAATGTTTAACTTGTTCTGCGGATTTTTGATTCCTCTACCA